One genomic segment of Caldimonas brevitalea includes these proteins:
- a CDS encoding DUF484 family protein has translation MSIQGITEDDIANYLAHTPGFFERHAELLASVQLTSPHGQRAVSLQERQMEMLREKIKGLEFKLVEMIRHGQENVAIADKLHRWTRALMLAADPADVPALMVEELKNQFLIPQAAVRVWHVRPEYAERPFAQGVKEDTKTFVTSLTMPYCGVNSGFEPVSWLDDSATVMSLALIPLRHGLSTPAFGLLVLGSPDPTRYTADMGTEFLMRVGEIASAGVARLLPPQA, from the coding sequence ATGAGCATCCAAGGCATCACCGAAGACGACATCGCCAACTATCTGGCGCACACCCCCGGCTTTTTCGAGCGCCACGCCGAGTTGCTGGCCAGCGTGCAACTCACCAGCCCGCACGGCCAGCGTGCCGTGTCGCTGCAGGAGCGGCAGATGGAAATGCTGCGCGAAAAGATCAAGGGCCTGGAGTTCAAGCTGGTCGAGATGATCCGCCACGGCCAGGAGAACGTGGCGATTGCCGACAAGCTGCACCGCTGGACCCGGGCCTTGATGCTGGCGGCCGACCCGGCCGATGTCCCGGCCTTGATGGTCGAGGAGTTGAAGAACCAGTTCCTGATTCCGCAGGCGGCGGTGCGCGTGTGGCACGTGCGGCCCGAATACGCCGAGCGGCCGTTCGCGCAGGGCGTGAAGGAGGACACCAAGACCTTCGTCACCAGCCTGACGATGCCGTATTGCGGCGTCAACTCCGGCTTCGAGCCGGTGTCGTGGCTCGACGACTCGGCCACCGTGATGTCGCTGGCGCTGATCCCGCTGCGCCACGGCCTGTCGACCCCGGCGTTCGGCCTGCTGGTGCTCGGTTCGCCCGATCCGACGCGCTACACCGCCGACATGGGCACCGAGTTTTTGATGCGGGTGGGAGAGATCGCCAGCGCCGGGGTGGCCCGCTTGTTGCCGCCGCAAGCCTGA
- a CDS encoding tyrosine recombinase XerC has product MAPLTLEAYARDLVCLDRLAGEAGLALPQVQPHHVRRWSATLHGEGRSGRTLARVLSAWRGLFRWLGRQGGLTHNPVEGVRAPKAPKPLPKALSVDQSMQLADLQRTDTDPVLEARDRCLVELLYGCGLRISELVGLDVQASGVARGWIDLTAGEAQVLGKGGKRRSVPIGAAAQQALAAWLVIRPGLVKQDAAPLFLGRRGTRLTAEQIRSRLKQRAIEAGVPTHVHPHMLRHSFASHLLQSSGDLRAVQELLGHANISTTQVYTKLDFQHLAKVYDAAHPRAKRSNNR; this is encoded by the coding sequence ATGGCGCCGTTGACGCTCGAAGCCTATGCGCGCGACCTCGTTTGCCTCGACCGCCTGGCGGGCGAGGCAGGGCTGGCGCTGCCGCAGGTACAGCCGCACCACGTGCGGCGCTGGTCGGCGACGTTGCACGGCGAGGGGCGATCGGGCCGCACGCTGGCCCGCGTGCTGAGCGCCTGGCGCGGGTTGTTCCGCTGGCTGGGCCGGCAAGGCGGCCTGACGCACAACCCGGTGGAAGGGGTGCGCGCACCCAAGGCGCCCAAGCCGCTACCGAAGGCTTTGTCGGTCGACCAGTCGATGCAGTTGGCCGACTTGCAGCGCACCGACACCGATCCGGTGCTGGAAGCGCGCGACCGCTGCCTGGTGGAGCTGTTGTACGGCTGCGGCCTGCGCATCAGCGAACTGGTGGGGCTGGACGTGCAGGCCAGTGGCGTCGCACGCGGCTGGATCGACCTGACCGCGGGCGAGGCCCAGGTGCTGGGCAAGGGCGGCAAACGCCGCTCGGTGCCGATCGGCGCGGCGGCGCAACAGGCGCTGGCGGCGTGGCTGGTCATCCGGCCGGGCCTGGTCAAGCAGGACGCGGCGCCGCTGTTCCTGGGCCGACGCGGGACGCGCTTGACCGCCGAGCAGATCCGCTCACGGCTGAAGCAACGGGCGATCGAGGCCGGCGTGCCGACGCATGTCCATCCCCACATGCTGCGCCACTCGTTCGCATCGCACCTGCTGCAGTCCAGCGGTGACCTGCGCGCGGTGCAGGAGTTGCTGGGCCATGCCAACATCTCGACGACACAGGTCTACACCAAGCTCGACTTCCAGCACCTGGCCAAGGTCTACGACGCGGCCCATCCGCGCGCCAAGCGCTCCAACAACCGTTGA
- a CDS encoding class I SAM-dependent rRNA methyltransferase, whose product MKVITLREGKERSLLRRHPWVFQGSIAKGKADPGETVRVVASDGRFLAWAAYSPTSMIRVRAWSFDEAERIDDGFFERRIRRALAVRSRLPVASDAVRLIHGEADGLPGLIVDRYGDTLSAQFLSTGTEHWKATIAEQLLQATGLTRLYERSDSGVRGLEGLEPVTGWLRGGGATELTIQEHDWRLTLDVAEGHKTGFYLDQRDNRKLFADTVRHLGLQRVLNCYCYTGGFSVAALAGGAQQVVSVDSSGPALARAQAHVELNGFETGRHEALDADVNETLRRCLKEGRTFDAIVLDPPKFAPTAAHAERAARAYKDINRLAFKLLEPGGALFTFSCSGGIGAELFHKIVAGAGLDAGVDGLIYARLGAAPDHPMTITFPEGEYLKGLVVLKGAA is encoded by the coding sequence ATGAAAGTCATCACACTGCGCGAAGGCAAGGAGCGTTCGCTGCTGCGCCGCCATCCCTGGGTGTTCCAGGGCAGCATCGCCAAGGGCAAGGCCGACCCGGGCGAAACCGTACGGGTGGTCGCCAGCGACGGGCGTTTTTTGGCCTGGGCCGCGTACAGCCCCACCTCGATGATCCGCGTGCGGGCCTGGAGCTTCGACGAAGCCGAGCGCATCGACGACGGCTTTTTCGAGCGCCGCATCCGCCGCGCGCTCGCAGTGCGCAGTCGCTTGCCCGTCGCCAGCGACGCGGTGCGCTTGATCCACGGCGAGGCCGATGGCTTGCCAGGCCTGATCGTCGACCGCTACGGCGACACGCTGAGCGCCCAGTTCCTGTCGACCGGCACCGAGCACTGGAAAGCCACCATCGCCGAGCAGTTGCTGCAGGCGACCGGGCTGACCCGGTTGTACGAGCGATCCGACTCGGGCGTGCGCGGCCTCGAAGGGTTGGAGCCGGTCACCGGCTGGCTGCGCGGCGGTGGGGCGACCGAGCTGACGATCCAGGAACACGACTGGCGGCTGACGCTGGACGTGGCCGAAGGCCACAAGACCGGCTTCTATCTGGACCAGCGCGACAACCGCAAGCTGTTCGCCGACACGGTGCGCCACCTGGGTTTGCAGCGGGTGTTGAACTGCTATTGCTACACGGGCGGCTTCAGCGTCGCCGCGCTGGCTGGCGGGGCGCAGCAGGTGGTCAGCGTGGACTCGTCCGGCCCGGCGCTGGCGCGTGCGCAGGCGCACGTGGAACTGAACGGTTTCGAGACCGGTCGCCACGAAGCGCTGGACGCCGACGTCAACGAGACGTTGCGGCGCTGCCTGAAGGAAGGGCGCACGTTCGACGCCATCGTGCTCGACCCGCCCAAGTTCGCGCCGACCGCCGCGCACGCCGAGCGCGCCGCGCGCGCCTACAAGGACATCAACCGGCTGGCGTTCAAGCTGTTGGAGCCCGGCGGCGCGCTGTTCACCTTCTCGTGCTCGGGCGGCATCGGGGCCGAGTTGTTCCACAAGATCGTCGCGGGCGCCGGCCTGGACGCCGGCGTCGACGGATTGATTTATGCGCGTCTCGGCGCCGCGCCGGACCACCCGATGACCATCACCTTCCCGGAAGGGGAATACCTGAAAGGCCTGGTGGTGCTGAAAGGGGCTGCCTGA
- the lysA gene encoding diaminopimelate decarboxylase, translating into MTLPGSPFLAYRGKELFLEDCSLDELAGRHGTPLYVYSQAAMLAALAPYQRGFAGRDHLICYAMKANANLAVLQTFARAGCGFDIVSGGELERVLAAGADPGKVVFSGVGKTRAEMRRALDAGVLCFNVESEAELEVLSQVAVAEGRTAHISLRVNPDVDANTHPYISTGLKGNKFGIAHDGALAAYRRAAELPGLAAAGIDCHIGSQITTPGPYLDALDRVLDLVEAIEATGLTLQHLDLGGGLGIRYTDEQPPAADVLIGSLLQRIDARGHGHRKVLMEPGRSLVGNAGVLLTEVLYLKPGEAKNFCVVDAAMNDLMRPAMYQAYMRIDPLRQRDETPVTYDVVGPVCESGDWLGRDRALAVQAGDRLAVLSAGAYSMSMASNYNTRGRAAEVMVRGTEAQLVRERESVADLFKGERLLA; encoded by the coding sequence ATGACCCTGCCTGGCTCCCCGTTCCTTGCCTATCGCGGCAAGGAGCTGTTTCTCGAAGACTGTTCGCTCGACGAGCTGGCGGGGCGCCATGGCACGCCGCTGTATGTCTATTCACAGGCCGCGATGCTGGCGGCCCTCGCGCCCTACCAGCGCGGCTTCGCCGGGCGGGATCACCTGATCTGCTATGCGATGAAGGCCAATGCCAACCTGGCGGTGCTGCAGACCTTCGCGCGCGCCGGCTGCGGTTTCGACATCGTCTCCGGCGGCGAACTCGAACGGGTGCTGGCCGCCGGCGCCGATCCGGGCAAGGTGGTGTTCTCCGGCGTCGGCAAGACGCGCGCCGAAATGCGCCGTGCGCTGGACGCCGGCGTGCTGTGCTTCAACGTCGAGAGCGAGGCCGAGCTCGAGGTGCTGTCGCAGGTCGCGGTGGCCGAAGGCCGCACCGCCCACATCAGCCTGCGCGTCAACCCCGACGTCGACGCCAACACCCATCCCTACATCTCCACCGGCCTGAAGGGCAACAAGTTCGGCATCGCGCACGACGGCGCCCTCGCCGCCTACCGCCGCGCGGCCGAGTTGCCGGGCCTCGCGGCGGCCGGCATCGACTGCCATATCGGCTCGCAGATCACGACACCCGGCCCCTACCTCGACGCGCTCGACCGTGTCCTCGACCTGGTCGAAGCGATCGAGGCCACCGGCCTCACGCTGCAACACCTCGACCTCGGCGGCGGCCTCGGCATCCGCTACACCGACGAGCAACCGCCGGCGGCCGACGTGCTGATCGGCAGCCTGCTGCAGCGCATCGACGCGCGCGGCCACGGGCATCGCAAGGTGCTGATGGAGCCGGGTCGTTCGCTGGTCGGCAACGCCGGCGTGTTGCTGACCGAGGTGCTGTACCTGAAGCCCGGCGAAGCGAAGAACTTCTGCGTCGTCGACGCGGCGATGAACGACCTGATGCGTCCCGCGATGTACCAGGCCTACATGCGCATCGACCCGCTGCGCCAGCGCGACGAGACGCCGGTCACCTACGACGTGGTCGGGCCGGTCTGCGAATCGGGCGACTGGCTGGGCCGCGACCGTGCGCTGGCAGTGCAGGCGGGCGACCGCCTGGCGGTGCTGTCGGCCGGGGCCTACTCGATGAGCATGGCCAGCAACTACAACACCCGCGGCCGCGCCGCCGAGGTGATGGTGCGCGGCACCGAGGCGCAACTGGTGCGCGAACGCGAATCGGTGGCCGATTTGTTCAAGGGCGAGCGCCTGCTCGCCTGA
- the lptM gene encoding LPS translocon maturation chaperone LptM produces MSNRALILAAGLATAFIAGLSACGQKGPLYLPSAAAPQGPASRASAASAAAPPAASAPAPSTPASR; encoded by the coding sequence ATGTCCAATAGGGCCCTGATTCTAGCCGCCGGCCTCGCCACTGCCTTCATCGCCGGCCTCTCCGCCTGCGGCCAGAAGGGGCCGCTCTACCTGCCCAGCGCCGCGGCGCCGCAAGGCCCGGCCAGCCGCGCCAGCGCGGCCTCTGCCGCTGCGCCCCCCGCGGCCTCCGCGCCCGCGCCTTCCACGCCTGCTTCTCGATGA
- the cyaY gene encoding iron donor protein CyaY codes for MTLQPTPLSDSEYHSKSHAVLAAVEARVDQLLQDDVVDIDTQRTGGLLELSFPNGSKIILNTQPPLHEIWMAARSGGFHYKYVDGRWLDTRTAQEFFEALSACATEQAGRPLSFTAPA; via the coding sequence ATGACGCTCCAACCCACGCCCCTCAGCGACTCCGAATACCACAGCAAGTCACACGCGGTGCTCGCCGCCGTGGAGGCGCGGGTCGACCAGCTGCTGCAGGACGACGTGGTCGACATCGACACCCAGCGCACCGGCGGCCTGCTCGAGCTGAGCTTTCCGAACGGCAGCAAGATCATCCTGAACACCCAGCCGCCGCTGCACGAGATCTGGATGGCCGCGCGTTCGGGTGGCTTCCACTACAAGTATGTGGACGGCCGCTGGCTCGACACGCGCACCGCCCAGGAGTTTTTCGAAGCCCTGTCGGCCTGCGCGACCGAGCAGGCCGGGCGGCCGCTGAGCTTCACGGCGCCGGCCTGA
- a CDS encoding penicillin-binding protein 1A → MTDSERTDRAPAAGTSIAPAARWIYKGAAWILGLLVAGVLGTLMTVAIALSIAYPNLPELSGLMDYRPKLPMRVYSADSVLIGEFGEERRKFVPIQQIPKVMQQAVLAIEDARFYEHRGVDYVGVLRAGIANFMEVGRQGASTITMQVARNFYLSTEKTFTRKIYEILLALKIESLLNKDQILELYMNQIYLGQRAYGFAAASEIYFGKSLQDLTIAEAAMLAGLPKAPAAYNPIVNRPRATQRQQYIIGRMLANGFITQEQHDAARAEVLRYRQPTAVPLHAEYVAETARMLIHNQYGAEAYTRGLNVYTTIQSSDQMVAYRALRRGILDYERRQVYRGPEGYLNLPKEPKEMDARIAEALVDHPDNDELRAAVAVEVSPKKVVAVLQNGDDVTITGAGLRPVQSGLSDKANPKVQIRPGAVIRLVQDAKGEWSITQLPEVEGAMVALDSNTGAIRTLVGGFDYAKNKFNHVTQAWRQPGSSFKPFIYSAALEKGFTPATVVNDAPLFFNAGTTGSQPWEPKNYDGTFDGPMSLRRGLAKSKNMVSIRVLQSIGPSYAQQWITNFGFEAAKHPAYLTMALGAGSVTPLQMATGYAVFANGGYRVNPYLVTRVTDTKGRVLVDTKPPQLDPSMRTIDPRNAFVMTSIMQEVTRSGTAARAQATLKRPDIYGKTGTTNDSMDAWFAGYQPSLVSVVWIGYDTPRKLGNRETGGGLALPIWIDYMQHALKNVPVQEPTPPEGVVNIGGEWFYDEFTRGAGVASVGLEERAPAAASEDERRSILDLFRD, encoded by the coding sequence ATGACAGACTCAGAGCGCACCGACCGAGCACCCGCGGCGGGCACTTCGATTGCTCCGGCAGCCCGTTGGATCTACAAGGGCGCGGCCTGGATCCTCGGGCTCCTGGTGGCCGGCGTGTTGGGGACACTGATGACGGTGGCGATCGCCTTGTCGATCGCCTACCCCAACCTCCCGGAACTGAGCGGCTTGATGGACTACCGTCCCAAGCTGCCGATGCGCGTGTACTCCGCCGACAGCGTGCTGATCGGCGAGTTCGGCGAGGAGCGCCGCAAGTTCGTGCCGATCCAGCAGATCCCGAAGGTGATGCAGCAGGCCGTGCTGGCGATCGAGGATGCCCGCTTCTACGAGCACCGCGGTGTCGACTACGTCGGCGTGCTACGCGCCGGCATCGCCAACTTCATGGAGGTGGGCCGGCAGGGTGCATCGACCATCACGATGCAGGTGGCGCGCAACTTCTATCTGTCCACCGAGAAGACGTTCACGCGCAAGATCTACGAGATCCTGCTGGCGCTGAAGATCGAGAGCTTGCTGAACAAGGACCAGATCCTCGAGCTCTACATGAACCAGATCTACCTGGGGCAGCGGGCCTATGGTTTCGCGGCGGCCAGCGAGATCTACTTCGGCAAGAGCCTGCAGGACCTGACGATCGCCGAGGCCGCCATGCTGGCCGGCCTGCCCAAGGCACCGGCCGCCTACAACCCGATCGTCAACCGCCCGCGCGCGACGCAACGGCAGCAGTACATCATCGGGCGGATGCTGGCCAACGGCTTCATCACGCAGGAGCAGCACGATGCCGCGCGCGCCGAAGTGCTGCGCTACCGGCAGCCGACCGCGGTGCCGCTGCATGCCGAGTACGTGGCCGAAACGGCGCGGATGCTGATCCACAACCAGTACGGCGCCGAGGCCTACACCCGCGGCCTGAACGTCTACACCACGATCCAGTCGAGCGACCAGATGGTGGCCTACCGCGCCTTGCGCCGCGGCATCCTCGATTACGAGCGGCGCCAGGTGTACCGCGGCCCCGAGGGCTATCTGAACCTGCCCAAGGAGCCCAAGGAGATGGACGCCCGCATCGCCGAGGCGCTGGTCGACCACCCCGACAACGACGAGCTGCGAGCCGCGGTGGCGGTCGAGGTGAGCCCGAAGAAGGTGGTCGCGGTGCTGCAGAACGGCGACGACGTGACCATCACCGGCGCCGGCCTGAGGCCGGTGCAATCGGGCCTGTCGGACAAGGCCAACCCCAAGGTGCAGATCCGCCCCGGCGCCGTCATCCGGCTGGTGCAGGACGCGAAGGGCGAGTGGTCGATCACGCAGCTGCCCGAAGTCGAAGGCGCGATGGTCGCCCTCGATTCGAACACCGGCGCGATCCGCACGCTGGTGGGCGGCTTCGATTACGCCAAGAACAAGTTCAACCACGTCACGCAGGCGTGGCGGCAACCCGGCTCCAGCTTCAAGCCCTTCATCTACTCGGCCGCGCTCGAGAAGGGCTTCACGCCGGCGACGGTGGTCAACGACGCGCCCTTGTTCTTCAACGCCGGCACCACCGGCAGCCAGCCGTGGGAGCCGAAGAACTACGACGGCACCTTCGACGGGCCGATGTCGCTGCGCCGCGGCCTGGCGAAATCGAAGAACATGGTGTCGATCCGGGTGCTGCAGTCGATCGGCCCGAGCTACGCGCAGCAGTGGATCACCAACTTCGGCTTCGAGGCTGCAAAACACCCGGCCTACCTGACGATGGCGCTCGGCGCCGGCTCGGTGACACCGCTGCAGATGGCCACCGGCTATGCCGTGTTCGCCAACGGGGGCTACCGCGTCAACCCCTACCTGGTCACGCGCGTGACCGACACCAAGGGCCGGGTGCTGGTCGACACCAAGCCACCGCAACTCGACCCGTCGATGCGCACCATCGACCCGCGCAACGCCTTCGTGATGACCAGCATCATGCAGGAGGTGACGCGCTCGGGCACGGCCGCGCGCGCGCAGGCCACCCTGAAGCGCCCCGACATCTACGGCAAGACCGGCACCACCAACGACTCGATGGACGCCTGGTTCGCCGGCTACCAACCCAGTTTGGTGAGTGTGGTGTGGATCGGCTACGACACGCCGCGCAAGCTGGGCAACCGCGAAACCGGCGGCGGCCTGGCGCTGCCGATCTGGATCGACTACATGCAGCACGCGCTCAAGAACGTGCCGGTGCAGGAGCCGACGCCGCCCGAGGGTGTCGTGAACATCGGCGGCGAGTGGTTCTACGACGAGTTCACGCGCGGCGCCGGCGTGGCAAGCGTGGGCCTGGAAGAGCGGGCGCCCGCGGCGGCCAGCGAGGACGAGCGTCGCAGCATCCTCGACCTGTTCCGCGATTGA